The region GTGAGCGAAAAAGAACTGCGGGCAGCCAAACAGAACATCATCGGCGGATTTCCCCTGCGCATCGATAGCAATAAAAAGATACTGGACTATCTCAGCGTGATCGGTTTCTACGAATTGCCGCTGACCTATCTGGATGACTTTACCGCCAAGGTGGAAAAGGTCACGACCAAACAGATACACGATGCTTTCAAGCGTCGCATCGATCCGGATGCGCTGGCAACGGTGATTGTAGGTGCACCGACGGTAGACACTCCGCAACCGTCCTCCGGTCGGGCGGAATTGACACATCCGGAAGCGGAGAAGGCAAATAAATAAGGTTCGCATCATCGGCGGCACCCATCGCAGCCGCCTGATCGAATTCCCGGATGCCGACGGATTGCGGCCCACGCCGGACCGGGTACGCGAAACGCTATTCAACTGGCTGGGACAAACGCTGTACGGCAAGCGTTGTCTGGATTTGTTTGCGGGAAGCGGGGCTTTGGGGTTTGAAGCCGCTTCGCGTGGCGCGGAGCAAGTGCTGATGGTGGAAAATAATCGCACCGTTTACCAGTCCCTGCAGGCCAATGCCCAAAAATTGGGATTGAGCAATATAGCCTTACGCTGCGAGGATGGGCTAAAATTCGCCCGGCAAGAAAACGGGCTGTTTGACGTGGTCTTTCTTGACCCCCCCTTTAAGAGCGATTTCCTGCCCCGGATACTTCCCTTGCTGGAAAATAGTCTGGCGCCAGACGGGGTGGTCTACCTGGAGAGCGGGATACCTTTTGAACCGGATTCCGCCTGGCGAGAGCTTAAGCGAGCCAAGGCAGGTGCGGTCCATTACCAATTATTAGAGCGTAAACAGACATGATCAAAGTGGTTTACCCGGGGACTTTCGATCCCATCACGCGCGGGCATGAAGATGTGGTGCGGCGTGCCGCGGGCTTGTTCGGCGAAGTGGTGGTGGCGATTGCGGCCAGCCGCAGTGCAACGCTATTTACGCTGGAGGAGCGCGTGGCGATGGCACGCGAAGTGTTCTCCGGCTTCGGCAACGTCAAGGTCGAGGGTTTCGACAGCCTGCTGATGAGCTATGTAAAGGCGCAAAACGCACGGGTGGTACTGCGCGGATTGCGCGCCGTATCGGATTTTGAATACGAGTTCCAGATGGCGGGCATGAACCGCACGCTGCATCCCGATGTCGAAACCCTGTTCCTGACCCCGGCCGAGCAATATACCTTCATTTCTGCCAGTATCGTGCGCGAGATCGCGCGCTTCGGAGGGGATGTGGGCAAGTTCGTGTCGCCGCTGGTAGCGGCGAAATTGAAAGAAAAATATCTACGATAAGGAGAGTAATAATGTCACTGATCATCACCGACGAATGTATCAACTGCGATGTGTGCGAACCGGAATGCCCGAACGGCGCCATCTCGCAAGGCGATACCATATATATAATCGACCCGAACAAATGCACCGAGTGTGTGGGTCACTACGACACGCCGCAATGCGTGGAGGTGTGTCCGGTCGATTGCATTCCGCATGACTCGGCGCATGTGGAAACCAAGGAGCAGTTGCAGGCCAAGTATGAGAAGTTGATGGCCGCTAAAGCTTAGAGAAATTGCAGGCTATATGAAGCCCGCGCACAGGCGCGGGCTTTTTTTTGCATGTATCAGCTTCAATTCCATGCCGGACAGGAGTAATGTTGGCAACGGAGGATGTGGTTCAAAGCAAACAACAAGATTCAGCACATATGGACCCACAAATCAGCAGTTCAAATTCGCCACGCTTCACTCTTGGCCCGATACTGGTTGTTGCGGGGTTCATATTGGTTGTCTTGCTGGCGGGCAATATGCTGTTCGTTTACTTGCGCGACGGAGTCAGGCTGGAAGTTCAGCGCAATATCGCGGCGGTGGGGGCGCTCAAGGCCAACCAGATAAACGATTGGCTGAATGATCATCAAACCGATGCCGGAATGCTTTCCGGCAATTCATATTTGTTGCACGAGGCGCAGTTGTGGATGCGTGACGGAGCGCACAACGATGCCAGGCGCGCACAGCTTGTCAATCGTTTCGAAGAATTCATTAACCTGCTTCATTACCAGGCCATCGTTCTGTACGATGCGTCCGGGCATGTTCTGTTGAGCACAGGTGAGTATGTTCCGGATGCTCTGGAAATGGCAAAGGAAGCACGCGCCGCAGCCGCTTCCTGCCAGCACAAGTTCATAGACCTGCATCAATACCAGGATGAGAATCGCGCTATCCGACTGGGTTTCATGAGCCCGCTATTGGCTGGTGAAACTTGTTTCGGGGCGCTCTATCTGGTGGAGGATCCTGCCCGATATCTCTTCCCCTTGATTCATTATTGGCCGAACGAAAGCGAGACCGCCGAGACTCAGCTTGTTCGTAGAGACGGTGACCAGGTACTGTTCCTTGATCAACTCCGTTACCGCTCCGAGCCCCCCCTGACATTCAGATTGCCACTGGATACACAGCAGGCCTCAGCTATCGCACTGCGCGGCAAACAAGGCTTGCTTGAAAATGCGCAAAATTATCGCGGCAAGTCCGTACTGGCTTATGCCGCGGCAATCAGCGGGACGCCGTGGATGCTGATTTCAAAGATCGACGAGGAGGAAGCCTATCGATTGGTGGATCGAATGGAGCGGACGGCAGGCGTTCTTGTCCTGTTCGTCTTTTGTTTGATCGGAGCATGGTTCTGGCAATGGCGCCGACGGGTTTTGGCGGAGGCGGAAACGGCAGTACTGAATCAGCGGGTTATCGCCGATGAATTGAGAATGGAGGGCGAGAAGCGTTTTCGCACCATATTCGAACTCACTTCACTTCCCATGGTGCGTAATTCGCTGACCGGGGAATACATCGAAGTCAATGAAGCATGGTGCAAATTGTTCGGTTACAGCCGGGAAGAAGTGTTGTCGCAACATCTGACCTGGCAACAGCTTACCCACCCTGACGATTTGGGACCCAGTGACTCGATGTTGAAAAAAATGCTGGCGGGTGAGATGGCAGACTACAAGATCGAGAAACGCTATCTCCACAAGGATGGCAGGATGCTGTGGGCGAGCGTGCAAGTGACGTTGGTACGCAATGAACAAGGTGAGCCTGATTTCACCATCGGCACCATTCAGGACATCACAGAGCGCAAGCAGGCAGAAAAAATGATCAACTTCATGGCCTATCACGACAGGCTGACTGGTCTGCCCAACCGGGCATTGTTGTTCGACCGGTTGTCGCAAGCCATGTCGCAGGCCAAGCGTGATGGCAAGTCTGTGGCCTTGCTGTTTGCCGACCTGGACGGTTTCAAGGCGGTCAATGACATGCACGGGCATGAAGCCGGGGACAATGTACTGAAGATGGCGGCGCAACGGTTTCTGGCCTGTGTGCGGGAGGTTGACACGGTGGCGCGTTTCGGCGGAGATGAATTCGCAATCATCCTGGGCAATCTGGATGACTCGCAACAAGCGAAGGGCGTTGCCGAGAAAATCGTTCAGGCATTTGCCCAAAGCATGGCTCTGGCGGACGGAAGCGAGTGCAGCGTTGGGGCAAGCGTGGGAATCAGTGTCTATCCGGAGAACGGCAGCGCGATGGATAACCTGATGACTGCGGCCGATCAGGCAATGTATGAAAGTAAACATATAGGAAGAAATTCCTATACTTTCTACCGGGCCAAGACCTCGCTCAAGGACGATCCTGTATGGTTCAAAATCGAAGATAGTCATCTGGTGGGCGTGGATGAGATCGACGAACAGCATAGAAATCTGGTTTATATGGTGAATCGGTTGAATGACGCGTTGAAGCGCGACGACTCGTCGGAGACGATTTTGCTGATGTTCGATGAACTGCAGGTGGCGACCAAGCATCACTTCGATACGGAAAGCCGGTACATGGCCAATTGCGATTACCCGGAGCGGGACGCGCATGAGGCAGAGCATGCCCAACTGTTGAACCAGCTGCAGCGCTTCAAGGTGCAATTCAACGAGGGGCGCGAATTATTGGTCTTGCAGTCGATCAAGGACTGGCTGCTGGGACACATCACTTACTCGGACAAGAAGATGGCAACCTATCTGGCGCAGCACGGAGTGGAGTGAGTCAGCGCTGGCATGCCGGACAATAAAATGTTGAACGCTGTCCCTGCCTTATTTGCTTGATGATCGAGCCGCATACGCGACAGGGCTCCCCGGTACGGCCATAAACGAAATAACTCTGCTGGAAATAGCCGCTGCTGCCGTTGCTGTGCACGAAATCTCGCAGCGTGCTGCCTCCTTGCGTGATGGCCTCAAGCAATACCTCTTTTATATTCTGTGCAAGGCGCCGGCAGCGCGGCAGGGAGAGCTTGTTGGCGGCCAGTTGCGGGCGAATGCCGGCTCGAAACAGGGATTCATTGGCGTAGATGTTGCCTACGCCGACAACCAGATGGCTGTCCATGATTGTCATCTTGATTGCAGCGCTGCGTGAACGGGTGGCAAGGTGCAGATATTCCCCATTGAAGTCCGGTCCCAACGGTTCAGGGCCGAGCGCTGCCAGCAATGGATGTTCTGCGATATCACCGGCGTGCCAAAGTACTGCGCCGAAGCGGCGGGGATCGCGCAGACGCATCAACTGCCCGCCTTCCAGCACCAGGTCGAAATGGTCGTGCTTTTCGGCCGGCGTACCCGGCTGCTGAATACGCAGGCTGCCGCTCATGCCCAGATGCAAAATGAGCGTGCCATGCTCGAATTCAATGAGCAGATATTTGGCACGGCGCCGCAAGCCGCGTATGACATGCCCGCGCAGCAAGTTCGGCAGGTCTTTTGGAATGGGCCAGCGCAGTTTGGGATTGCGGACGACGACATCCGCGACGCGGCGTTGGCTGAGGTGCGGTGCGATGCCGCGCAGGGTGGTTTCGACCTCGGGTAGTTCTGGCATCGTTCAGTGTTTTCTGCGCCACCATTGCAGCGTGCCTATAGCGATGAGCAACAGCGGCAGCAAGACGAGGAAGCTTACGCTGATCGTGGTCAACTGGTTTTTGCTCAGGGCGATCTTGCCGTCTTTCGCCGCGTGCGGCTGTACGGTGATGAGGCGCTCTTCTTTTGCCAGCCAGTTCACCATGTTGACGCCCAGATCGAGGTTGCCTCCGTTGCCGGAATAGATGTTGGCGAGGAAACTGCCGGTGCCGACCACGATGATGCGTTGTTCCCTGTCGTTTACGGTGCGCTGCAGTGTGACGGCCAGACTGAACGGGCCAGGGATGTCGCGGTTCTTGTCGAGGTGTTTGCTGATCCCGTGATCGCTGGTCCAGCCGCGCGGCGCTCCTTCAACCAGAGGGTGGATTTGCCATCCATCCTTCTGGTCGAAAGAAATTGCACGCGCGTCCGGGAAGACCGTGATGAGGTCGAAATTGCGCGTTATGGCTTGCGGCGGGTAGCCTGTGCCCAGTGTCCAATTCAAGGGAGCGTTCATTTCTTGTGCGGCGGGATCGATCACGATGCCGGGAATGAACGATATTCCCAGCTTTTCGGCCAGCGGTTCCAGGCCGCGTAACGGCTCTGCATCCACCAGCCACAGCAGATTCCCGCCGTTATCGATGTAATGCAGCAGCTTGCTGACTTCACCCGGCATCAATCTTATTTGCGGATGGGTGATCACCATCATGCTGGTGTTGGCGGGTATATCCTGCGCCAACGCAAGATTGAGGCTGACAGTGCTGTAGCCGAGCTGTTTCAGTCGGGCCCCGAAGTCACCGAGGTCGTCGTTGGCGATGCCTTCCAGCTTGCGCTCGCCGTGGCCGCCCAGATACATCAGCGTTTGGTCCTTGTCGTGAGCCAGGCTCAGCAAGGCGCTGGAAAGCGTCTGCTCGTTCAGTGTGGTGAGGTGCTCATTGCGCCCCGCGTACTCCACCACCATTTCACCGTTACCCTTGATGGTGACTTTGCGCATCGCTTCCGGTTCTTTGACGGGATCGACGAAGGTCAGCGAGATGTCGGGTTTGTAGCGTTGGTATAAGGCAACGAATTCACTGATGAATTTGCGTATGTCGCCAAATCGCGCGTCCTGCTGGGTGGCATACACCGTGATCTTTACCGGTCCTTTCAACAGGGCCAATGCATCCACGCTGCCGGGCTCCAGGCTGTTGAGCGCATTCTGCGTGACGTCCCACTGCGCGGGATAACGCGCAGCCAGCTGGAACAGCGCGCCCGCAGCCACCAGTACGAGCAATAGCGCAGCGATTCGTTTGAGCGGGGGCAGGAAGCGTTTCATGATGCGCGGAGCCGCTCGTCGTTCAAATGGCGTATCGTCAGCCACAGCAAGGTGGCGATGAACAGCACAAAATAGATCAGGTCGGCACTGTTGATCAGTCCCGCGTTAAGCGTCTGGAAGTGCGAGTTCGGCGAGATTGCGCGCAGAAAACCGCGGCTGTCGCTGGCGGTTAAATCAAGCATCCACAGGCCGAACGATATTCCCAGCGCACCGGCGGCGGCGATGACGGGTTGCTTGTTCAAGGCTGAAAAATACAGGCCCAGCGCAGCATAGCTGGCGGCGAGCAACAGCACACCCAGAATATTGGCGAGCATAAGCCCGATATCGGCATGCGTGCCCAGCAACAGCGTGGATAGCATTGCAGAGCAGCATGCGACGATGAACACGATCAGCATCATCAGGCCGAGGAATTTGCCCAGCACGATTTGGGTGGCAGAAACGGGGGCGGTGAGCAGCAGCACCCATGTCCGGTTGCGGCGTTCCTCCGCGATCAGGCGCATGGTGAATAGCGGGATCAGCATCATCAGCATCAGCGCCAGCACGCTGCACAACGGGGAGGCGATGGCGATGGTCGCTCCCGGCCCGTTGTCGAGCTGGGCCAGTTGCGCCTGCACTTGCAGATAATCGTCAATGCGTCCGAAGTAGAACCAGGCGAACAGGAATTGCATCAGCGCCAATATCCACCAGGTGGAAGGTGCCGAGACCAGACTGAGTAATTCCTTTTTTGCGATGATGCGGATCATGTAGAAGCAGCCTCGTTTTCGGTGATCAGCAAGAATGCCTCTTCCATATTGCCGTTCGTCAGCATTTCCGCACTGCTTCCGCTATAAATCAGGCGGCCTTTTTGCAGAATGATGACGCGGTCGCAGAGGCTCTCGACTTCGTTCAGCAGGTGCGTGGAAAGAATCACGCTGCTACTGTTCCCGAGTTCGCGGATGAGCGCGCGAATGTCGCGGATCTGTGCCGGATCGAGGCCGACGGTGGGCTCGTCCAAAACCACAACTGCGGGGTTGTGGATGATGGCCTGGGCGATGCCCACACGTTGCTGGTAGCCTTTGGACAGCGCTCCGATGAGTTTCTTGCCGTAATCCTGCAAGCCGCAGCGTTGCTTCGACAGTTCCAGTGCAGCGGCAAGTTTTGAAGGAGGTATGCGGTGCAGGCGTGCGGCGAACAGCAGAAAGTCATCGACGCGCATGTCGCGATACAGCGGAGGATGCTCCGGCAAGAACCCGATGCAGGCCTTTGCCTGTTGGGGTTGCTTCAACAGATCAAAGCCGCATACCTCAATCTGCCCGCTTTGCGGCGGCAATGCGCCCGTGAGCATTTGCAAGGTCGTGCTTTTTCCGGCGCCGTTGTGTCCCAGCAGGCCTAACACCTCGCCCCGCCTCAGTTCCAGCGACACGTTGTTCACCACCAGATTGTGGTCGCGGCGACGCACCAGATTTTGTGCCGAAAGGGTGATGGGAGGATTCATTGCGGTTGCGATATTTTATTCATGCGCATTGTCGGAATATAACCCAATATCCGGAATCGCACCAAAGCAGTGGGTCATGCAAGCTCAAAACCTTCAGTTGAAGTCATCGAAATGTCACTTTACATTCATATCATCTGAATGCAGAATCCGCGCTTTTATTTTGCCGGGTTCCATTTGTGGGTATTTATTCGAGAATATAGTAGTTTTTCTGTCGGCAAGACAGGGGAGTAATCGGCACACTATCGCGCAGTTCGCTGCCTTTAACTCGCCGAGTGCGGGAAGCGGCATCAATGACCTGTCAAACGGTTCTACCCTTTTCCTTACTATCAATAACGCTGCTTGTGCTCAGGCCAACGGCGATATGTTTTGAATATCCCTGCTTCAGGTTTCCGCCTTAACAAGTAAGGAGAGGGCTGTGCGTTTTAAATTACCAGGCTTTCTGGGTGTAGTTTTCTCCTCGTTAGGGTTCGTGCTTGTATTGTTCGGGTGCGCCATCCCGTTCCGGTGCCAGGCAGACACATCCGATGTCGAGGATACGACCGCACGATTTCAGATGACATACAACTGGCAGAGACACCCTGCCTACCCGGCGGCTTATTCGGGGCCGAACAGCTTGAATGCGTACGCGGAGACGATGTACACATTCTCTGCGGACGCTTTTCTGGGGTTTCGCCCCTGGGAAGGAGGCGAAGTCTATTTCACTCCGGAACTCTTTCAGGGGGTGCCATTTTCCAACAATCTGGTTGGCATGGGCGGTTTCACCAACGGCGAAATCACCCGTGCCGCCGGACCCAGCCTCACTCTTTACCGGCAAAAACTTTTCTTGCGGCAGACCTGGGACAACGGTGGCGGTACTGAACATATCGAATCAGATCTCAACCAGATGGCCGGTTGGCATGACAAGAACCGCTTCGTCCTGACGATAGGTAATTTTTCGACGCTGGATGTTTTCGATCCGAATACCTATGCCAAGGATCCGCGCACCCAGTTCATGAACTGGGGGAACATGACTTATGCGGCCTACGACTATGCAGCCGATGCGCGCGGCTTCGGCTGGGGTTTTGCGGGCGAGTGGTATCAGGACGACTGGGTGCTGCGCTTCGGCCGAATGACAGGGCCCACGCAGCCCAACATGCTTTCAGTCGATACGGCAATCGGTTCCCATTACGGAGATCAGGTTGAAGTCGAACATGCGCATACGCTGTATGGCCGTCCCGGCAAAGTGAGGGTGTTGGGCTGGAGGGATCGTGCCGTACTCGCCAGTTTCAGCGATGCACTTGCCTGGCTCAATGCCCATCCGGGACAGTACACCGGACCGGATGCGCTTTACGCGGTACGCAATACCAACAAGATCAAATATGGCGTTGGCGTCAATGTTGAACAGGAGATCAGCGACAGTACGGGATTCTTCATGCGCGTCATGAAAGCGGACGGACGCACGGAGACTTATGCCTTTACCGAAGCCGATGCTTCGTTTTCCAGCGGTTTTCTGATCAAGGGTGACCGTTGGGGGCGCCACGAAGATAACGTCGGCATCTCATTGATGCGCAACACCATTTCGGCTGACCGTCGCCATTTCCTTGAGGCCGGCGGCATCTCCTTCTTCATAGGCGACGGCAGGTTGAATTACCGCCCGGAAGATATTTTTGAGGGCTTCTACAGTTTGAGCCTGGGCAAGGAATATTGGTTGACCGCGGATTATCAACTCATCCAGAACCCCGCATATAACGCCGATCGCGGGCCGATCGATGTTTATGCCCTGCGCTTCCACGCCGAGTTTTAACCGGTGGTTGCATTTCATGTCACTTGCAAATAGCAATAATCCAATCGAGTCTGGGGATTATTCGAGATATTCATTAAAAGTCGGTTAAAATCGTTTTCCTTCTTGGTTTCGTTTCATTTTTCCATGTGCAATTCCGGTTTTTTATCAAGGTGATCTGCTTGAAGGTACTGTTAAAAAATTCTGTGTCTCTTTGTCTGCTGGGCGTTTTATGCGGTTGCGCGGCAGGACCGGATTTCAAACGTCCGGTAGCGCCCGCGGCGACAGGTTATGGCTCGCCTGCCGTGACACAGGAAACTGCGTCGGCACAAGCACCGCTTGGCGAAGCGCAGAAATTCGTTCCGGCCCAGGACATACCTGCGGACTGGTGGACGCTGTTCCAGTCGCCACAGATCGATGCGCTGATCAAACGTGCCTTCAAAACCAACCCCGATATCGAAGCAGCTCAGGCCGCCTTGCGACAGGCGGAGGAGTATACGGCTGCCCAGCAGGGCTTTTTCTACCCCACGGTCGGGGCGAGCTACTCGCCTTCGCGCAACAAGCTGGCGGGCAACATGGGCGGCAACTCGCCCGGCATTCAAGGCAACGGCTCGGTCATCCAGACTTATTCCAACCCGGCGGGGCCGAAATACAACGGCCCGGCTTACTACAACTTCCACGTTGCGCAACTCACCGTCGGCTATGTACCGGATGTGTTCGGCATGAACCGCAGGGAAGTGGAATCGGCGCATGCGCAGGAAGAGGTGCAACAAATGCAGCTGGAGGCAACGTATATCACGCTTGCCTCCAACGTGGTGGCGGCCGCGATTCAGGAAGCTTCATTGCGTGCCCAGATCGAGGCGCAACTCAAGATCGTCAGCGTGAACCAGCAAGCGCTGGAAATCGTGCGCAACCAGCTCAAGCTCGGTTATGTCTCTGACATGGAAGTGACGCAGCAGGAGATGACTTGCGCGCTGGCCCAGCAAGCGCTGGCTCCATTGCAGCAACAACTGGAACAGACGCGGAACCTGTTGCGCGTCCTGGCGGGCAATACTCCGGATCAGGATATCGACGAGACATTTACCCTGGATTCGCTGCATTTGCCGCAGAAATTGCCGCTGAGTTTGCCTTCAAAACTGGTGGAACAGCGTCCGGACGTG is a window of Sideroxydans sp. CL21 DNA encoding:
- the rsmD gene encoding 16S rRNA (guanine(966)-N(2))-methyltransferase RsmD; the encoded protein is MGGTHRSRLIEFPDADGLRPTPDRVRETLFNWLGQTLYGKRCLDLFAGSGALGFEAASRGAEQVLMVENNRTVYQSLQANAQKLGLSNIALRCEDGLKFARQENGLFDVVFLDPPFKSDFLPRILPLLENSLAPDGVVYLESGIPFEPDSAWRELKRAKAGAVHYQLLERKQT
- the coaD gene encoding pantetheine-phosphate adenylyltransferase, coding for MIKVVYPGTFDPITRGHEDVVRRAAGLFGEVVVAIAASRSATLFTLEERVAMAREVFSGFGNVKVEGFDSLLMSYVKAQNARVVLRGLRAVSDFEYEFQMAGMNRTLHPDVETLFLTPAEQYTFISASIVREIARFGGDVGKFVSPLVAAKLKEKYLR
- a CDS encoding YfhL family 4Fe-4S dicluster ferredoxin; this translates as MSLIITDECINCDVCEPECPNGAISQGDTIYIIDPNKCTECVGHYDTPQCVEVCPVDCIPHDSAHVETKEQLQAKYEKLMAAKA
- a CDS encoding bacteriohemerythrin yields the protein MDPQISSSNSPRFTLGPILVVAGFILVVLLAGNMLFVYLRDGVRLEVQRNIAAVGALKANQINDWLNDHQTDAGMLSGNSYLLHEAQLWMRDGAHNDARRAQLVNRFEEFINLLHYQAIVLYDASGHVLLSTGEYVPDALEMAKEARAAAASCQHKFIDLHQYQDENRAIRLGFMSPLLAGETCFGALYLVEDPARYLFPLIHYWPNESETAETQLVRRDGDQVLFLDQLRYRSEPPLTFRLPLDTQQASAIALRGKQGLLENAQNYRGKSVLAYAAAISGTPWMLISKIDEEEAYRLVDRMERTAGVLVLFVFCLIGAWFWQWRRRVLAEAETAVLNQRVIADELRMEGEKRFRTIFELTSLPMVRNSLTGEYIEVNEAWCKLFGYSREEVLSQHLTWQQLTHPDDLGPSDSMLKKMLAGEMADYKIEKRYLHKDGRMLWASVQVTLVRNEQGEPDFTIGTIQDITERKQAEKMINFMAYHDRLTGLPNRALLFDRLSQAMSQAKRDGKSVALLFADLDGFKAVNDMHGHEAGDNVLKMAAQRFLACVREVDTVARFGGDEFAIILGNLDDSQQAKGVAEKIVQAFAQSMALADGSECSVGASVGISVYPENGSAMDNLMTAADQAMYESKHIGRNSYTFYRAKTSLKDDPVWFKIEDSHLVGVDEIDEQHRNLVYMVNRLNDALKRDDSSETILLMFDELQVATKHHFDTESRYMANCDYPERDAHEAEHAQLLNQLQRFKVQFNEGRELLVLQSIKDWLLGHITYSDKKMATYLAQHGVE
- the mutM gene encoding bifunctional DNA-formamidopyrimidine glycosylase/DNA-(apurinic or apyrimidinic site) lyase; amino-acid sequence: MPELPEVETTLRGIAPHLSQRRVADVVVRNPKLRWPIPKDLPNLLRGHVIRGLRRRAKYLLIEFEHGTLILHLGMSGSLRIQQPGTPAEKHDHFDLVLEGGQLMRLRDPRRFGAVLWHAGDIAEHPLLAALGPEPLGPDFNGEYLHLATRSRSAAIKMTIMDSHLVVGVGNIYANESLFRAGIRPQLAANKLSLPRCRRLAQNIKEVLLEAITQGGSTLRDFVHSNGSSGYFQQSYFVYGRTGEPCRVCGSIIKQIRQGQRSTFYCPACQR
- a CDS encoding GldG family protein — its product is MKRFLPPLKRIAALLLVLVAAGALFQLAARYPAQWDVTQNALNSLEPGSVDALALLKGPVKITVYATQQDARFGDIRKFISEFVALYQRYKPDISLTFVDPVKEPEAMRKVTIKGNGEMVVEYAGRNEHLTTLNEQTLSSALLSLAHDKDQTLMYLGGHGERKLEGIANDDLGDFGARLKQLGYSTVSLNLALAQDIPANTSMMVITHPQIRLMPGEVSKLLHYIDNGGNLLWLVDAEPLRGLEPLAEKLGISFIPGIVIDPAAQEMNAPLNWTLGTGYPPQAITRNFDLITVFPDARAISFDQKDGWQIHPLVEGAPRGWTSDHGISKHLDKNRDIPGPFSLAVTLQRTVNDREQRIIVVGTGSFLANIYSGNGGNLDLGVNMVNWLAKEERLITVQPHAAKDGKIALSKNQLTTISVSFLVLLPLLLIAIGTLQWWRRKH
- a CDS encoding ABC transporter permease subunit gives rise to the protein MIRIIAKKELLSLVSAPSTWWILALMQFLFAWFYFGRIDDYLQVQAQLAQLDNGPGATIAIASPLCSVLALMLMMLIPLFTMRLIAEERRNRTWVLLLTAPVSATQIVLGKFLGLMMLIVFIVACCSAMLSTLLLGTHADIGLMLANILGVLLLAASYAALGLYFSALNKQPVIAAAGALGISFGLWMLDLTASDSRGFLRAISPNSHFQTLNAGLINSADLIYFVLFIATLLWLTIRHLNDERLRAS
- a CDS encoding ABC transporter ATP-binding protein produces the protein MNPPITLSAQNLVRRRDHNLVVNNVSLELRRGEVLGLLGHNGAGKSTTLQMLTGALPPQSGQIEVCGFDLLKQPQQAKACIGFLPEHPPLYRDMRVDDFLLFAARLHRIPPSKLAAALELSKQRCGLQDYGKKLIGALSKGYQQRVGIAQAIIHNPAVVVLDEPTVGLDPAQIRDIRALIRELGNSSSVILSTHLLNEVESLCDRVIILQKGRLIYSGSSAEMLTNGNMEEAFLLITENEAAST
- a CDS encoding carbohydrate porin, with translation MRFKLPGFLGVVFSSLGFVLVLFGCAIPFRCQADTSDVEDTTARFQMTYNWQRHPAYPAAYSGPNSLNAYAETMYTFSADAFLGFRPWEGGEVYFTPELFQGVPFSNNLVGMGGFTNGEITRAAGPSLTLYRQKLFLRQTWDNGGGTEHIESDLNQMAGWHDKNRFVLTIGNFSTLDVFDPNTYAKDPRTQFMNWGNMTYAAYDYAADARGFGWGFAGEWYQDDWVLRFGRMTGPTQPNMLSVDTAIGSHYGDQVEVEHAHTLYGRPGKVRVLGWRDRAVLASFSDALAWLNAHPGQYTGPDALYAVRNTNKIKYGVGVNVEQEISDSTGFFMRVMKADGRTETYAFTEADASFSSGFLIKGDRWGRHEDNVGISLMRNTISADRRHFLEAGGISFFIGDGRLNYRPEDIFEGFYSLSLGKEYWLTADYQLIQNPAYNADRGPIDVYALRFHAEF
- a CDS encoding efflux transporter outer membrane subunit produces the protein MKVLLKNSVSLCLLGVLCGCAAGPDFKRPVAPAATGYGSPAVTQETASAQAPLGEAQKFVPAQDIPADWWTLFQSPQIDALIKRAFKTNPDIEAAQAALRQAEEYTAAQQGFFYPTVGASYSPSRNKLAGNMGGNSPGIQGNGSVIQTYSNPAGPKYNGPAYYNFHVAQLTVGYVPDVFGMNRREVESAHAQEEVQQMQLEATYITLASNVVAAAIQEASLRAQIEAQLKIVSVNQQALEIVRNQLKLGYVSDMEVTQQEMTCALAQQALAPLQQQLEQTRNLLRVLAGNTPDQDIDETFTLDSLHLPQKLPLSLPSKLVEQRPDVRIAEAQLHYASAQYGVAIANTLPQFAITGAIGGMASSPNWMFKNGGGFFDLTGNVAQTIFDGGTLRAKSRAAQQGLNLAGAQYRGVVMSALQNVADALYVIQSDAQALKAAATAAEAAGKMGDLTRKQYEAGAVDFQTLLVVQQNEQLANINLVQAQTNRLGDTAALFQALGGGWWNRATKEMAGAKTE